The Miscanthus floridulus cultivar M001 chromosome 7, ASM1932011v1, whole genome shotgun sequence genome includes a region encoding these proteins:
- the LOC136467950 gene encoding probable voltage-gated potassium channel subunit beta, with translation MQYKNLGRSGLRVSQLSYGAWVTFGNQLDVKEAKALLQACRDVGVNFFDNAEVYANGRAEEIMGQAIRDLGWRRSDVVISTKLFWGGQGPNDKGLSRKHIVEGLRGSLRRLDMDYVDVVYCHRPDASTPVEETVRAMNWVIDQGWAFYWGTSEWSAQQITEAWAVANRLDLVGPIVEQPEYNLFSRHKVESEFMPLYSTYGIGLTTWSPLASGVLTGKYSKGNVPADSRFALDNYKNLANRSLLDDTLRKVNGLKPIAAELGVSLAQLSIAWCASNPNVSSVITGATKESQIVENMKALDVIPLLTPEVLDRIEAVVQSKPKRTESYR, from the exons ATGCAGTACAAGAACCTGGGCCGGTCGGGGCTCCGCGTGAGCCAGCTCTCGTACGGCGCGTGGGTGACCTTCGGCAACCAGCTGGACGTGAAGGAGGCCAAGGCGCTGCTGCAGGCCTGCCGGGACGTGGGCGTTAACTTCTTCGACAACGCCGAGGTGTACGCCAACGGGCGCGCCGAGGAGATCATGGGGCAGGCCATCCGGGACCTGGGCTGGCGCCGCTCCGACGTCGTCATCTCCACCAAGCTCTTCTGGGGCGGCCAGGGCCCCAACGACAAGGGCCTCTCCCGGAAGCACATCGTCGAGGGCCTCCGCGGCTCGCTCCGCCGCCTCGACATGGACTACGTCGACGTCGTCTACTGCCACCGCCCCGACGCCTCCACGCCCGTCGAGGAGACGGTGCGCGCCATGAACTGGGTCATCGACCAGGGATGGGCCTTCTACTGGGGCACCTCCGAGTGGTCCGCGCAGCAGATCACCGAGGCCTGGGCCGTCGCCAACCGCCTCGACCTCGTCGGACCCATCGTCGAGCAGCCGGAGTACAACCTCTTCTCCAGGCACAAG GTTGAGTCTGAGTTCATGCCACTTTACAGCACCTATGGCATTGGTTTGACTACATGGAGTCCTCTAGCTTCAGGAGTACTAACCGGCAAATATAGCAAAGGGAATGTACCTGCTGATAGCAGGTTTGCCCTAGACAATTACAAG AACCTGGCGAATAGGTCCCTGCTTGACGACACACTTCGAAAAGTGAATGGGCTAAAACCTATCGCCGCTGAACTTGGCGTTTCGTTAGCTCAACTCTCAATTGCTTGGTGTGCATCAAACCCCAACGTCTCATCTGTGATCACTGGAGCCACCAAAGAAAGCCAG ATCGTGGAGAACATGAAGGCTCTAGATGTCATTCCACTGCTGACGCCGGAGGTTCTCGACAGGATTGAGGCAGTGGTCCAAAGCAAGCCCAAACGCACCGAATCATACAGGTGA